The following proteins are co-located in the Sporolactobacillus pectinivorans genome:
- a CDS encoding Asp23/Gls24 family envelope stress response protein, translating to MSISITNAYGQVDISTDVIAKIVGGAALDCYGIVGMASKNQLKDGFAELLKKENFSRGVIVYFDDDQNLLIDMYIIVSYGTRISEVAVNVQNKVKETLNDTLGVDAAGINIFVQGVRLTTEDGFSEDEAISD from the coding sequence ATGTCAATATCCATCACCAATGCTTACGGACAAGTCGACATTTCTACGGATGTTATCGCCAAGATCGTCGGCGGCGCTGCACTTGATTGCTACGGAATCGTTGGAATGGCTTCAAAAAATCAACTGAAGGATGGCTTTGCCGAATTACTAAAAAAAGAAAATTTCAGCCGCGGTGTCATTGTCTATTTTGATGATGATCAGAACCTGCTGATTGATATGTATATCATTGTAAGTTACGGAACCCGCATCTCTGAAGTAGCTGTCAACGTACAGAATAAAGTGAAGGAAACGCTGAACGACACGCTGGGCGTTGACGCTGCCGGAATTAATATATTTGTTCAGGGTGTCAGGCTGACTACTGAGGATGGGTTTTCTGAAGATGAAGCAATCAGTGATTGA
- the rsgA gene encoding ribosome small subunit-dependent GTPase A translates to MSEGTIIKALSGYYYVKDGDRQIQCRARGIFRKRKETPLVGDHVEYEAENLKDGYIMSIGPRRNELNRPPIANVDQAFLVFSVREPAFDSQLLDRFLVHMESHSIRPVICLTKWDLLDLSEQDFMRRRMGDYEKIGYSVVCTSSLRHLGFEDVQKRMAGRITVITGQSGVGKSSLLNGMNHDLKIDTQAISQALGRGKHTTRHVELLPVGSGGYVADTPGFSSLDFSDIETEDLEGCFPEFAQFRDSCRFRGCTHIAEPDCAVKEAVANSGLNKERYSHYCFFFQEISSRKKQY, encoded by the coding sequence ATGTCCGAAGGAACGATCATTAAAGCACTCAGCGGTTATTATTATGTCAAGGACGGAGACAGGCAGATTCAGTGCCGTGCGAGGGGGATCTTTCGCAAGCGGAAAGAAACTCCGCTTGTGGGTGACCATGTCGAATATGAGGCGGAGAACCTGAAGGACGGCTATATTATGTCTATCGGTCCGCGACGGAACGAACTCAATCGCCCCCCCATTGCTAATGTGGATCAAGCCTTTCTGGTTTTTTCAGTAAGAGAACCGGCTTTTGACAGCCAATTGCTGGACCGCTTTCTCGTTCATATGGAGTCACATAGTATCCGGCCGGTTATTTGCCTGACAAAATGGGATCTCCTGGACCTTTCCGAACAAGACTTCATGCGTCGAAGGATGGGTGATTATGAAAAAATCGGCTATTCTGTTGTCTGTACATCAAGCTTGCGGCATCTTGGATTTGAAGACGTGCAGAAGCGAATGGCGGGTAGAATTACTGTGATTACAGGACAGTCAGGTGTCGGAAAATCTTCACTTCTGAATGGCATGAATCATGATCTTAAAATCGATACTCAGGCGATTTCCCAGGCACTAGGACGGGGAAAACATACAACGAGACATGTGGAACTGCTTCCCGTCGGATCTGGCGGCTATGTTGCAGATACCCCGGGCTTCAGTTCGCTTGACTTCTCCGACATCGAGACGGAAGATCTGGAAGGCTGTTTCCCGGAATTTGCACAATTCCGAGATTCATGCAGATTCAGAGGCTGTACGCATATAGCTGAGCCGGACTGTGCGGTAAAAGAAGCGGTAGCAAACAGTGGACTTAACAAGGAACGTTATTCGCATTATTGTTTTTTCTTTCAGGAAATCAGCAGCAGGAAAAAGCAATACTAA
- the fmt gene encoding methionyl-tRNA formyltransferase — MMKIVFMGTPDFSVPVLQHLIDDDKYEVVCVVTQPDRPKGRKHQLTASPVKILAEKFTIPVLQPERVRNPEAVGEILDFKPDLLVTAAYGQILPQSLLNGPPLGCINVHASLLPEYRGAAPIQQAVIDGKKESGVTIMYMVKKLDAGDILSKVSVPITDDDTFGSLHDKLSAAGSGLLMATLEDLAAGAVTPVRQDDQRATFAPSIKHEDEAIDWNKAAEDVRNLIRGLNPFPGAFTYLDGTVFKIFSATLTNRKSSALPGTVVIADESDGFFVATGSGQLLEIKECQPAGKKRMGVADFLRGRVLKSGTVLGPKA; from the coding sequence CTGATGAAAATTGTATTTATGGGAACACCGGATTTTTCAGTTCCGGTTCTGCAACATTTAATCGATGATGATAAATATGAAGTCGTGTGCGTGGTTACCCAGCCGGACCGACCAAAGGGAAGAAAGCATCAATTAACCGCTTCACCGGTAAAAATTCTGGCTGAAAAATTCACGATTCCAGTGCTTCAGCCTGAACGGGTGCGCAATCCTGAAGCTGTTGGTGAGATTCTTGATTTCAAGCCGGATTTGCTTGTCACGGCCGCTTATGGGCAGATATTGCCGCAGTCGCTGCTTAACGGACCACCGCTTGGCTGTATTAATGTCCATGCTTCGCTGCTCCCCGAATACAGAGGGGCGGCGCCGATCCAGCAAGCGGTCATTGACGGAAAAAAAGAATCCGGAGTAACCATTATGTATATGGTCAAAAAGCTTGACGCCGGGGATATTCTTTCGAAAGTGAGCGTTCCGATCACTGATGATGACACGTTTGGATCCCTTCATGACAAGCTGAGCGCAGCAGGAAGCGGCCTTTTGATGGCAACATTGGAAGACCTCGCGGCGGGTGCCGTGACGCCGGTTCGGCAGGATGATCAGCGGGCAACTTTTGCGCCAAGCATCAAGCATGAAGACGAAGCAATCGACTGGAATAAGGCTGCGGAAGATGTACGCAATCTGATCCGTGGCCTGAATCCTTTTCCGGGCGCTTTCACCTATTTGGATGGTACGGTATTTAAAATTTTTTCAGCAACTCTGACCAATCGTAAAAGTTCTGCGCTGCCGGGTACTGTTGTTATTGCTGATGAAAGTGACGGTTTCTTTGTTGCAACCGGATCGGGTCAACTGCTGGAAATTAAAGAATGCCAGCCTGCGGGGAAAAAAAGAATGGGTGTTGCTGATTTTCTTCGCGGCAGAGTGCTTAAATCCGGAACGGTACTGGGGCCGAAGGCATGA
- a CDS encoding thiamine diphosphokinase: protein MAIVAGGPETLIPNLNAHAYHDCSWIGADRGTFILLKTGIKPVCAFGDFDSLKGNEKSTVFESGIRLQVFPPEKDKTDLELALDWALSKGPEELLIFGVTGGRLDHGLAAVQLLLKAVRKNVRCTIIDLKNWITLLRPGTYHVKRDPDYPYLSFLALSEKVRGITLKGVKYPLSDADLPIGSSLCISNEAVRDVFTVSLSSGFLLMMRCSD, encoded by the coding sequence ATGGCAATCGTGGCCGGCGGTCCTGAAACATTGATTCCTAATCTCAACGCGCACGCCTATCATGACTGCAGCTGGATCGGAGCTGACCGCGGAACTTTTATACTTTTGAAAACCGGAATCAAGCCGGTTTGCGCTTTCGGTGATTTTGATTCTCTCAAAGGAAATGAAAAATCCACAGTTTTTGAGAGTGGTATCCGGCTGCAAGTTTTTCCACCAGAAAAAGATAAAACAGATCTTGAGCTGGCGCTTGACTGGGCATTGAGCAAGGGCCCGGAAGAACTCCTGATTTTTGGGGTTACGGGAGGGAGACTCGATCACGGGCTTGCGGCCGTTCAACTATTATTGAAAGCCGTACGCAAAAATGTTAGATGTACGATTATTGATCTCAAGAATTGGATCACCCTGCTAAGGCCCGGAACATATCATGTAAAGAGGGATCCGGATTATCCATATCTTTCTTTTTTGGCGCTATCTGAAAAAGTGCGGGGCATCACTCTGAAGGGTGTAAAATACCCGCTGAGCGACGCTGATTTGCCGATTGGCTCAAGCCTCTGTATCAGCAATGAGGCGGTTCGCGATGTTTTTACAGTTTCCCTATCATCCGGATTTTTACTAATGATGCGCTGCAGTGACTGA
- the priA gene encoding primosomal protein N' — MIAEVYVDIPAGPVDRPFDYRIPEELSSFIAPGMRVTVPFGRTKRLGFVTALKESSALSKLKNIDQVVDPIPVLTGELLDLGRWLADTTLCLTVSAYQAMLPAVMKADYAKTVSVENQEQLGESYPSLVPLFSLRQSIAWKDLAARHPECLKPIRQAISQGVLTVHQQVHNQAKAKKVITAAAAVSKNDLVQAAASCGPRAARQKEALQFFIENDTGAQFPVTDLIRNHHLTRQSLRALEEKGMLRMNFVEQFRNPYGISEETKTGPLPLTEEQKAALQPILHSIENSKDKVFLCHGVTGSGKTEIYLQAIRRVIELGKQAIVLVPEISLTPQMVHRFKGRFGDEVAVMHSGLSKGEKYDEWRKIREGKVKVAVGARSAVFAPFEHLGLIVIDEEHETSYKQEDNPRYHAREVAIHRGQHNGCPVVLGSATPSLESYARARKNVYTLLTLKERFNHHPMPPVKIIDMREEMRGGNHSMFSKKLFSKITDRLEKHEQTVLFLNRRGYSTFVMCRACGTVIKCPHCDISLTYHRANHMLKCHYCGFEMRVPETCPTCGSDSMRYFGSGTQKVEAELNRLLPEARVIRMDVDTTRQKGGHEKLLRLFGAHQADILLGTQMIAKGLDFPEVTLVGVLAADSMLHLPDFRASEKTFQLLTQVSGRAGRHDLPGEVIIQSYTPDHYAVTDAAANDYGRFFQQEMQIRYRHGYPPFYYLALINLTHPEITAAADAAGRVASILKNNLSSSVQVLGPVVPSIARIKDRYRFQCMVKYKREPSLIPLLWKITRHFQETGKDSLQISIDMNPVALM; from the coding sequence CTGACTGGAGAATTGCTTGATCTGGGCCGCTGGCTGGCGGATACCACACTTTGCCTGACTGTGTCGGCATACCAGGCGATGCTGCCGGCAGTCATGAAAGCGGACTATGCTAAAACCGTCTCTGTTGAGAATCAGGAACAGCTGGGTGAAAGTTATCCCTCACTGGTTCCTCTTTTTTCATTACGGCAATCCATAGCATGGAAGGATCTTGCTGCACGGCATCCTGAATGTTTGAAGCCGATCAGGCAGGCGATAAGTCAAGGCGTGCTGACCGTACACCAGCAGGTCCACAATCAGGCGAAGGCAAAAAAAGTGATCACTGCGGCTGCAGCAGTTTCAAAAAATGATCTTGTTCAGGCTGCCGCTTCATGCGGCCCTCGTGCCGCGCGTCAGAAAGAAGCGTTGCAATTTTTCATTGAAAACGATACCGGGGCACAATTTCCGGTGACTGATCTGATACGCAATCACCATCTGACCCGTCAGTCTCTCCGGGCGCTTGAAGAAAAAGGGATGCTCAGAATGAACTTTGTGGAGCAGTTCAGAAATCCTTATGGGATTTCTGAAGAAACAAAGACGGGGCCTCTGCCGCTGACGGAGGAACAGAAGGCAGCTCTCCAGCCGATTCTCCATTCCATAGAGAACAGTAAGGACAAGGTCTTTTTGTGCCATGGGGTGACGGGAAGCGGGAAAACCGAGATTTATCTGCAGGCCATCCGCCGCGTGATCGAACTTGGCAAACAGGCGATTGTTCTTGTGCCGGAAATTTCCCTGACACCACAGATGGTGCATCGGTTTAAAGGGCGGTTTGGCGATGAGGTCGCCGTGATGCACAGCGGACTGAGCAAGGGGGAGAAATATGACGAATGGCGGAAAATCCGTGAAGGCAAAGTAAAAGTTGCGGTCGGTGCCCGATCGGCTGTATTCGCGCCTTTTGAGCATCTTGGACTGATCGTCATTGATGAAGAACATGAAACAAGCTATAAGCAGGAGGACAATCCGCGCTACCACGCGCGGGAAGTGGCCATACACCGCGGGCAGCACAATGGATGCCCTGTCGTGCTTGGCAGCGCGACACCTTCGCTGGAATCATACGCTCGCGCGAGAAAAAATGTATATACTTTGCTGACGCTGAAAGAGCGCTTCAACCATCACCCCATGCCGCCGGTGAAAATCATCGATATGCGAGAAGAAATGCGTGGAGGCAACCATTCCATGTTTTCCAAAAAACTCTTTTCCAAAATTACCGATCGGCTGGAAAAGCATGAACAGACGGTACTTTTCCTGAATCGCCGTGGCTATTCGACCTTCGTCATGTGCCGGGCATGCGGGACGGTTATTAAATGTCCGCATTGTGATATATCGTTGACCTATCATCGTGCGAACCATATGCTCAAATGTCATTACTGCGGATTTGAAATGCGCGTTCCTGAGACCTGTCCGACCTGTGGAAGTGATTCGATGCGCTATTTCGGCAGCGGCACACAGAAAGTTGAAGCTGAGCTTAACAGGCTGCTGCCGGAGGCCAGGGTCATTCGAATGGATGTCGATACGACGCGTCAGAAGGGGGGGCATGAAAAACTGCTGCGCCTGTTTGGGGCACACCAGGCGGATATTTTGCTTGGCACCCAGATGATTGCCAAAGGGCTGGATTTTCCGGAGGTGACGCTGGTCGGTGTCCTTGCTGCGGATTCAATGCTCCACCTTCCGGATTTCCGAGCTTCGGAGAAGACATTTCAGCTTCTCACTCAGGTTTCCGGGCGTGCGGGCAGGCATGACCTTCCCGGAGAGGTGATTATTCAAAGCTATACACCTGACCATTATGCGGTCACTGATGCCGCCGCTAACGATTATGGACGTTTTTTTCAACAGGAAATGCAGATCCGTTACCGCCATGGTTATCCCCCATTCTATTACCTTGCACTGATTAATCTGACTCATCCAGAGATCACAGCCGCAGCGGATGCTGCCGGACGGGTTGCATCCATCCTGAAGAACAATCTGTCTTCCTCAGTGCAAGTTCTTGGACCGGTTGTACCATCCATTGCCAGAATCAAAGATAGATATCGTTTCCAGTGCATGGTAAAATACAAAAGAGAACCGTCACTTATCCCGTTGCTGTGGAAAATTACACGGCATTTTCAGGAGACGGGAAAAGACAGTCTTCAGATTTCAATTGATATGAACCCTGTTGCTCTGATGTAA
- the pknB gene encoding Stk1 family PASTA domain-containing Ser/Thr kinase, which translates to MIGRRIGGRYEIMSRLGEGGMAIVYKAKDLILDRLVAVKILRTELATDEEFIKRFHREAESVAALSHPNIVAIYDIGEEEDCYYIVMEYIHGMSLKEFIRDYSPISVSESVHIMKQATLAISHAHAHGIVHRDIKPHNILIDEKEHVKVTDFGIAMAVSSATITYTHSILGSAHYLSPEQARGGRATVKSDIYALGIVMFELLTGRLPFPGTSPVSVALKHLSEPMPYPTDFRSDIPQSLENVIIRSLAKNPLDRYENVVAMYDDLRTALNPERANEKRLFLNSESESTDDDERTIKMAPVGMEDRMLHEQLPPDLNKNKKGKKKSKAKKWLTFSGILLLLIAAGLFIGLVLLPKILYVNNVQVPNVSGKTIAQARQLIESKNLNVIQKNQSGSSVKKGTIISQYPAAKTEVKEGTSVTLFVSTGPKKVKVDSSGNSDSGQNLIQVDNYVGYDHNDVEKSLHNSGYKSVVWYTQQSSTVPAGEIMSQTPAAGNQVVPGDTILELTYSTGNPQVIVPDLRGKTTSEANQLLKDQGLSADFSVGDYSDTVKKGDVLGQNPPSGSSIVKGSTVIVLLSKGSQAAPKEVDKPIKVVYVGNGNGNGGGLPAHVQIYYTDANHNNVSFANEEITQTKTYTIPFTINPGQQGSYQIVIDGVQKQTGTVDYPK; encoded by the coding sequence ATGATTGGAAGACGAATCGGGGGAAGATATGAAATTATGTCCCGCCTTGGAGAGGGCGGGATGGCCATTGTTTATAAAGCTAAGGATCTGATACTGGATCGGCTTGTCGCTGTCAAAATACTCAGAACAGAGCTGGCCACCGATGAGGAATTCATCAAGCGATTTCACAGAGAAGCAGAATCTGTTGCCGCCCTGTCCCACCCTAATATCGTAGCAATTTATGACATCGGCGAAGAGGAAGACTGCTACTATATTGTTATGGAATACATTCACGGCATGAGTTTGAAGGAGTTTATCAGGGACTATTCCCCAATCTCGGTCAGTGAATCGGTTCACATTATGAAGCAGGCAACCCTAGCGATCTCTCATGCTCACGCACATGGGATCGTGCATCGTGACATCAAGCCGCACAACATTCTGATTGATGAGAAGGAGCATGTCAAGGTTACAGATTTCGGCATTGCGATGGCGGTCAGCAGTGCGACCATTACCTATACGCATTCGATTCTCGGATCTGCGCACTATCTTTCACCCGAACAGGCGAGGGGCGGAAGAGCTACAGTGAAATCTGATATTTATGCGCTTGGTATTGTGATGTTCGAACTGCTTACAGGGAGACTCCCCTTTCCAGGTACTTCTCCTGTCTCCGTAGCTTTGAAGCATCTCAGCGAACCGATGCCATATCCAACGGATTTCAGGTCGGACATCCCTCAGAGCCTGGAAAATGTAATCATTCGCTCGCTGGCAAAAAATCCTTTGGATCGCTATGAAAATGTCGTTGCGATGTACGACGATCTGAGGACTGCGCTTAACCCTGAGCGAGCCAACGAAAAAAGGCTTTTTCTAAATAGTGAGAGCGAAAGCACGGATGATGATGAGAGAACAATAAAAATGGCTCCAGTCGGAATGGAGGATCGCATGCTCCATGAACAGCTTCCTCCGGACTTAAATAAGAACAAGAAGGGCAAAAAGAAATCAAAAGCAAAAAAATGGCTTACCTTTTCCGGCATACTCCTTCTTCTTATAGCTGCGGGGCTGTTCATTGGGCTCGTTCTGCTCCCAAAAATATTGTACGTCAATAATGTTCAGGTTCCGAATGTATCGGGGAAAACAATTGCGCAGGCCCGGCAGTTGATTGAGAGTAAAAATCTGAACGTTATCCAAAAAAATCAGTCAGGCAGCAGTGTTAAGAAGGGAACTATCATCAGCCAGTATCCGGCAGCGAAAACGGAGGTAAAAGAGGGTACATCCGTTACGTTGTTTGTCAGCACGGGGCCAAAAAAAGTAAAAGTGGATAGCAGCGGCAATTCGGATTCCGGGCAAAATCTAATACAAGTAGACAACTATGTCGGTTATGATCACAATGACGTAGAAAAATCGTTACATAATTCTGGCTATAAAAGTGTTGTCTGGTATACTCAGCAGTCCTCAACTGTGCCGGCCGGAGAAATCATGAGCCAGACTCCTGCTGCAGGCAATCAGGTGGTGCCAGGGGATACTATTCTGGAACTGACCTACAGCACGGGTAACCCGCAGGTGATTGTTCCGGATCTGAGAGGGAAAACAACAAGCGAGGCAAATCAGCTCCTCAAAGATCAGGGACTTTCTGCAGATTTTTCCGTCGGGGACTACTCAGATACGGTCAAAAAAGGGGATGTTCTGGGTCAGAATCCGCCTTCCGGGAGCTCTATCGTCAAAGGCTCAACCGTTATTGTTTTACTGTCAAAGGGCAGCCAGGCCGCACCAAAAGAAGTAGACAAGCCCATTAAAGTCGTCTATGTTGGGAATGGAAACGGCAATGGCGGTGGTCTCCCTGCTCACGTACAAATTTACTATACTGACGCCAACCATAACAATGTATCGTTTGCTAATGAAGAAATCACTCAAACAAAGACTTACACGATTCCATTTACGATCAATCCAGGGCAACAGGGATCGTATCAAATTGTTATCGACGGTGTTCAGAAACAAACAGGAACAGTTGATTATCCGAAATAA
- the rsmB gene encoding 16S rRNA (cytosine(967)-C(5))-methyltransferase RsmB, translating to MNKISTREMALDLLLSITKEQSYSQLALNDALSEQKWPERDKGLVTTLVYGVLQRNLTLEYILSTFTAGKKLDDWVRILLMISIYQKMYLDRIPDHAIVNEAVNIAGKRGHRGISGFVNAVLRRFLREGVPDFSGIHPESRRLSVVHSHPEWLLALWESQWDRETALKIADSDNQPPQVFVRVNRTRITKNELISRLESEGIQVSEGLLSPDCLRIDSGHAAGSRAFASGLMTIQDESSMLVADALSPKEGMAVLDACAGPGGKTTHLGERMHNKGKIIALDLHEHKTKLIDRSAERLGLSNIETRAMDARTAGELLGEESFDRVLLDVPCSGLGVIRRKPEIRWAKTARDINRLVAIQREILDHASRLVRRGGWLVYSTCTINRDENERQLSRFIASHPDFEWEPDLFSRFPNVLKECRVSEDAGMIQLLPFQFGTDGFFIGCLRKKR from the coding sequence ATGAATAAAATTTCCACGCGTGAAATGGCACTGGATCTGCTGCTTTCAATTACAAAGGAGCAGTCTTACAGTCAGCTTGCGCTTAACGACGCCCTATCTGAACAAAAATGGCCTGAACGGGATAAAGGTCTCGTGACGACCCTTGTGTATGGTGTTCTGCAGAGAAACTTGACACTGGAATACATCCTTTCAACCTTTACCGCTGGCAAGAAACTTGATGATTGGGTCAGGATTCTGCTTATGATCTCTATCTATCAGAAAATGTATCTTGACCGGATTCCGGACCATGCAATAGTCAATGAAGCGGTTAACATTGCCGGAAAACGCGGACATCGCGGCATTTCCGGTTTCGTCAATGCTGTACTGAGGCGTTTTCTAAGGGAAGGAGTGCCTGATTTTTCCGGCATTCATCCTGAAAGCAGGCGCCTGTCTGTGGTGCACAGCCATCCGGAATGGCTGCTTGCGCTGTGGGAAAGTCAGTGGGACAGAGAAACAGCGCTAAAAATAGCGGACAGTGACAATCAGCCGCCTCAGGTTTTTGTTCGTGTCAATCGAACGAGAATTACGAAAAATGAATTAATTTCCCGACTTGAAAGTGAAGGCATCCAGGTTTCTGAAGGACTGCTGTCACCGGATTGCCTGAGGATAGATAGCGGCCATGCGGCAGGTTCGCGGGCATTTGCTTCAGGCTTGATGACAATCCAGGATGAGAGCTCAATGCTAGTTGCTGATGCGCTTTCTCCCAAAGAAGGTATGGCTGTTCTGGATGCTTGTGCCGGCCCCGGCGGCAAGACCACACACCTGGGTGAGCGCATGCATAATAAAGGAAAAATCATTGCCCTCGATCTCCATGAACATAAAACGAAGCTGATTGACCGGTCAGCAGAACGGCTCGGGCTGTCAAATATTGAAACACGGGCGATGGATGCCCGGACGGCGGGAGAACTTCTCGGAGAAGAATCTTTTGATCGGGTGCTGCTAGATGTTCCCTGCTCGGGTCTTGGCGTCATCCGCAGAAAACCGGAAATCAGATGGGCGAAAACGGCTCGGGACATCAACCGGCTTGTTGCTATACAGAGAGAGATTCTTGATCATGCTTCCCGCCTCGTCAGACGCGGGGGATGGCTTGTCTATAGTACATGCACGATTAATCGTGATGAAAATGAAAGACAGTTATCACGATTCATCGCTTCTCATCCTGATTTCGAATGGGAGCCTGATTTATTTTCCAGATTTCCCAATGTGTTGAAAGAATGCAGAGTTTCCGAGGATGCAGGAATGATTCAGCTGCTGCCGTTCCAATTCGGAACGGATGGCTTTTTTATCGGGTGCCTGAGAAAAAAAAGGTGA
- the sdaAB gene encoding L-serine ammonia-lyase, iron-sulfur-dependent subunit beta: MKYRSVFDIIGPVMIGPSSSHTAGAVRIGRMARRLFGSEPERAEITLYGSFAETYKGHGTDVALVAGLLDFETDDPNLPQAISIATDRGMNVSFNADRKRQVEHPNTARLQLEGGGNALELVGVSIGGGKIEITEVDGFSISLTGSNPALLVLHRDKYGAVAEVAGLIAKYEMNISYMEVSRHEKGHLAMMVIQTDEEISDGLAAEISGLPNMLNVAVLS; the protein is encoded by the coding sequence ATGAAATATCGCAGCGTTTTTGATATTATCGGACCTGTCATGATTGGACCTTCCAGTTCACACACGGCCGGTGCCGTCCGGATCGGTCGTATGGCGCGCAGGCTCTTTGGCTCAGAACCGGAGCGTGCGGAAATCACACTCTATGGATCGTTTGCAGAAACATATAAGGGGCACGGAACAGATGTGGCTCTGGTGGCGGGTCTGCTTGATTTTGAGACGGATGATCCCAATCTTCCGCAGGCCATTTCTATTGCTACTGATAGGGGGATGAACGTTTCATTTAATGCAGACCGAAAACGTCAGGTCGAACATCCGAATACTGCACGTTTGCAGCTTGAGGGTGGAGGGAATGCGTTGGAGCTGGTTGGTGTATCGATCGGGGGAGGCAAGATTGAAATTACTGAAGTCGATGGTTTTTCGATTTCACTGACCGGAAGCAACCCGGCCCTCCTTGTACTGCACCGCGACAAATATGGTGCAGTGGCTGAAGTTGCGGGATTGATAGCCAAATATGAAATGAATATTTCCTACATGGAAGTGTCTCGGCACGAGAAGGGACATCTGGCTATGATGGTTATTCAGACTGATGAAGAAATCAGCGACGGCTTGGCGGCGGAGATTTCAGGCCTGCCGAATATGCTGAATGTGGCTGTATTATCCTGA
- a CDS encoding Stp1/IreP family PP2C-type Ser/Thr phosphatase, whose protein sequence is MKAVFNTDRGKVRVHNEDSVRVFYGQNQLLGVVADGMGGHVAGEVASRLAVESAEKKWSELSGPLTKHEAVKWLNQLVRSMNVRVYDYAESHLECRGMGTTVAAAFCSADFIVVSTVGDSRVYIWREGNSASQITEDHTLVNELVKSGQITKEDAEVHPGKHVLMRALGTEPAIALDTVTLDWSKGSCLMICSDGLTNRLSNEWIGKKLGEKGSLQEKADQMIRDANDAGGEDNISLIIISHDSDGDES, encoded by the coding sequence ATGAAAGCTGTATTTAATACGGATAGAGGTAAAGTAAGAGTACACAATGAGGATAGTGTCCGTGTTTTTTATGGGCAAAATCAGCTGCTAGGGGTGGTGGCTGACGGAATGGGCGGCCATGTGGCCGGTGAAGTGGCCAGCAGGCTGGCCGTTGAGTCCGCGGAAAAAAAATGGAGTGAGCTTTCAGGGCCGCTCACAAAGCATGAAGCTGTAAAATGGCTGAACCAGCTTGTGCGCTCAATGAATGTCCGGGTCTATGACTATGCTGAGTCGCATCTTGAGTGCAGAGGCATGGGGACAACAGTTGCTGCAGCGTTTTGCAGTGCTGACTTTATCGTTGTTTCGACGGTTGGCGACAGCCGGGTATACATATGGCGCGAGGGAAATTCAGCAAGCCAGATTACCGAAGATCATACACTAGTCAACGAACTGGTCAAATCCGGGCAGATTACCAAGGAAGATGCGGAAGTGCATCCCGGAAAGCATGTGTTGATGAGGGCTTTGGGGACGGAACCTGCCATTGCGCTTGACACAGTCACTTTGGATTGGTCGAAAGGCTCCTGCCTTATGATCTGTTCTGACGGACTGACTAACAGGCTCTCTAACGAATGGATTGGCAAGAAACTTGGAGAAAAGGGTTCGCTGCAGGAAAAAGCAGACCAAATGATTAGAGATGCCAATGATGCGGGCGGAGAGGACAACATATCTCTGATTATTATTTCTCACGACAGCGATGGTGATGAATCATGA
- the rpmB gene encoding 50S ribosomal protein L28: MGRHCFVTGKTTKFGQNRSFAENKSKRTFKANLQKVRILVDGKPKRVYVSTKALKAGKVERA; encoded by the coding sequence ATGGGACGTCACTGCTTCGTGACAGGCAAAACAACAAAGTTCGGCCAGAATCGTTCATTTGCTGAAAATAAATCGAAACGGACTTTCAAAGCAAATCTCCAGAAAGTGCGCATTCTTGTTGATGGAAAGCCGAAAAGAGTTTATGTTTCAACAAAGGCTTTAAAAGCCGGCAAAGTAGAACGTGCTTAA
- the spoVM gene encoding stage V sporulation protein SpoVM, giving the protein MKFYTIKLPRFLGSIVRALLGFRKG; this is encoded by the coding sequence ATGAAATTCTATACGATTAAGCTGCCGAGATTCTTGGGCAGTATAGTGAGAGCCCTCCTCGGTTTTCGGAAGGGATAA